The following are encoded together in the Coffea arabica cultivar ET-39 chromosome 1c, Coffea Arabica ET-39 HiFi, whole genome shotgun sequence genome:
- the LOC113714416 gene encoding ABC transporter C family member 5 isoform X1: protein MGIISLFFLSTAARISGQPLGPRFLGKLHGFPILELSSVCINLTLFLLFLFIVSAKQICLCLGRVRVGKQDNSDASSVQVGDDRIVDAEIHSIVIGRGFKATVLCSFYLLLLNVVVLGFDGVSLIREATRGGPSNWTRIIQPAAQGLAWFVLSFSALYCKYKANQKFPLLLRIWWLLSFVVCLGTLYVDGRGLVTEGSRHFTSHVLANLASTPALAFLSFVAIRGITGIQVSRNSDLQEPLLLEEEAGNHKVSPFGEAGLFSLATLSWLNPLLSLGVKRPLELRDIPQLRQKDRSKINYKILNSNWERLKAENPSKKTSLAKAMLKSFWKEAAWNAIFAGLNTLVSYVGPFLISYFVDYLAGVEAFPHEGYILTGIFFIAKLIETFTSRHWYLGVDILGMHVRSALTAMVYRKGLRLSSSAKNIHTSGEIVNYMAVDVQRVGDFTWYIHDMWMLPFQILLALAILYKNVGIASLATLIATIISIVVTVPLTRVQEGYQDKLMAAKDDRMRKTSECLRNMRVLKLQAWEDRYRLKLEEMRSVEFNYLRKALYSQAFVTFVFWSSPIFVSAITFGTCILLGGQLTAGSVLSALATFRILQEPLRSFPDLVSMMAQTKVSLDRLSEFFLGQELKEDATIVLPRGLTSVAIEIKDGEFGWDPSSPRPTLSNIQLKVEKGMRVAVCGMVGSGKSSFLSCILGEIPKIFGEVRICGSSAYVPQSAWIQSGNIEENILFGSPKDKAKYKRVIHACSLKKDLELFSHGDQTIIGDRGINLSGGQKQRVQLARALYQDADIFLLDDPFSAVDAHTGSELFKEYILTALHSKTVIYVTHQVEFLPAADLILVLKEGRITEAGRYDELLRAGTDFETLVSAHHEAIEAMEFSSQSSEESDKHQPLEGSVLMSKRCESVGSSMDMMAKDVQESASASKKNPIKEKNKAKASKNKQLVQEEERERGRVSMKVYLSYMAAAYKGLLIPLIVLAQTLFQVLQIASSWWMAWANPQTVGDQPRTSSLVLILVYMALAFGSSWFVFMRAVLVATFGLTAAQKLFLKMLRTVFRAPMSFFDSTPAGRILNRVSVDQSVVDLDIPFRLGSFASTTIQLLGIILVMTDVTWQILLLIVPMAISCLWMQKYYMASSRELVRIVSIQKSPVIHLFAESVAGAATIRGFGQEKRFIKRNLQLLDSFTRPFFCSLAAIEWLCLRMELLSTFVFAFCMVLLVSFPHGSIDPTMAGLAVTYGLNLNARLSRWILSFCKLENKIISIERIHQYCQIPSEAPPIIEDSRPPSSWPERGTIELINLKVRYKESLPIVLHGVTCTFPGGNKIGIVGRTGSGKSTLIQALFRLIEPAGGRILIDGIDISTIGLHDLRSRLSIIPQDPTLFEGTIRGNLDPLEEHSDQEIWQALDKAQLGDVVRQKEQKLDTPVLENGDNWSVGQRQLVSLGRALLKQARILVLDEATASVDSATDNLIQKIIRTEFENCTVCTIAHRIPTVIDSDFVLVLSDGQVAEFDTPARLLEDKSSMFLRLVSEYSSRSSGISEF, encoded by the exons ATGGGTATCATCAGTCTTTTTTTCCTCAGCACTGCTGCTAGAATCTCCGGTCAGCCACTGGGGCCTCGCTTTCTCGGCAAACTTCACGGCTTTCCCATATTGGAACTATCGTCGGTTTGCATCAACTTGACTCTCTTTCTTCTGTTTCTCTTCATTGTATCTGCCAAGCAGATATGTCTGTGCTTGGGACGAGTTAGAGTCGGCAAGCAAGACAATTCTGATGCAAGCTCGGTCCAAGTTGGGGACGACAGAATTGTTGATGCTGAAATTCACAGCATTGTCATTGGTAGGGGCTTCAAGGCTACTGTCCTTTGTAGCTTCTATCTCTTACTTCTCAATGTTGTGGTCTTGGGCTTTGATGGAGTTAGTCTCATCAGAGAGGCTACTCGAGGAGGTCCTTCAAACTGGACCCGCATCATCCAACCTGCTGCTCAGGGCTTAGCCTGGTTCGTGCTCAGCTTTTCTGCCCTTTACTGTAAATATAAGGCCAATCAGAAATTTCCGTTGCTCTTGAGGATATGGTGGCTTCTTTCTTTTGTCGTTTGCTTGGGTACCTTGTATGTTGATGGGAGAGGCCTGGTTACAGAAGGTTCTAGACACTTCACCTCTCATGTTTTGGCTAACTTGGCTTCAACACCTGCTCTTGCGTTCCTCTCATTTGTGGCTATTAGGGGGATCACTGGTATACAAGTTTCTAGGAATTCTGATCTCCAAGAGCCATTGTTGCTCGAAGAAGAGGCAGGCAATCATAAAGTCAGCCCTTTTGGTGAAGCTGGTCTTTTTAGTTTGGCCACTCTTTCCTGGTTGAACCCTCTTCTTTCGCTTGGTGTAAAGAGACCACTTGAACTGAGAGATATTCCGCAGCTCAGGCAAAAAGACCGTTCCAAGATCAATTATAAGATATTGAACTCGAACTGGGAGcggttgaaagctgaaaatcctTCAAAGAAGACTTCTTTAGCCAAAGCCATGTTGAAATCTTTTTGGAAGGAAGCTGCTTGGAATGCAATTTTTGCAGGGTTGAACACTCTAGTTTCGTATGTGGGTCCGTTCCTGATTAGCTACTTTGTGGATTACCTGGCTGGGGTAGAGGCTTTTCCACATGAGGGATACATTCTTACTGGTATATTCTTCATTGCAAAATTGATCGAGACATTTACAAGCCGGCACTGGTACCTTGGGGTTGACATTTTGGGTATGCACGTGAGATCAGCTCTAACAGCAATGGTGTATCGCAAGGGACTCAGGCTTTCGAGCTCAGCCAAGAATATTCACACTAGTGGGGAGATTGTCAACTACATGGCTGTTGATGTTCAGAGAGTGGGCGACTTTACTTGGTATATTCACGACATGTGGATGCTACCTTTTCAAATTCTTCTTGCCCTTGCTATTCTGTATAAGAATGTTGGAATTGCATCTCTTGCAACATTGATTGCCACCATTATTTCCATTGTTGTGACCGTTCCACTGACAAGGGTTCAGGAAGGATACCAAGACAAATTAATGGCTGCCAAGGATGATAGAATGAGGAAAACTTCTGAATGCCTCAGGAACATGAGAGTTCTTAAGTTGCAGGCTTGGGAGGATAGATACAGATTAAAATTGGAGGAAATGCGAAGTGTAGAATTCAATTATCTCCGAAAAGCGCTTTACTCTCAGGCTTTTGTCACATTTGTTTTCTGGAGTTCCCCCATATTCGTTTCAGCCATTACTTTTGGCACTTGCATATTGTTGGGCGGACAGCTTACAGCAGGAAGTGTTCTTTCTGCTCTCGCAACTTTCAGGATCCTGCAAGAACCACTTAGGAGTTTCCCCGACTTGGTATCAATGATGGCTCAGACAAAAGTTTCTCTTGACAGGCTTTCTGAATTCTTCCTGGGGCAAGAGTTGAAAGAAGATGCAACCATTGTTTTACCTCGAGGCCTGACGAGCGTTGCAATAGAAATTAAAGATGGTGAGTTTGGCTGGGATCCATCGTCACCAAGGCCAACATTGTCAAATATTCAACTAAAGGTAGAAAAAGGTATGCGGGTTGCAGTCTGTGGCATGGTTGGTTCTGGGAAATCCAGCTTCCTTTCTTGCATCCTTGGTGAGATTCCGAAAATATTTGGTGAA GTTCGAATATGTGGTTCTTCTGCTTATGTGCCTCAATCAGCTTGGATACAATCAGGAAATATAGAGGAAAACATTCTTTTTGGTAGCCCAAAGGATAAAGCAAAGTACAAGAGGGTGATCCATGCATGCTCGCTGAAAAAGGATTTGGAGCTATTTTCTCATGGAGATCAGACCATAATTGGTGATAGAGGCATAAATCTTAGTGGGGGTCAAAAGCAACGCGTGCAGCTTGCCAGGGCACTCTATCAAGATGCAGATATTTTTTTGCTTGATGATCCTTTTAGTGCTGTCGATGCACATACAGGGTCAGAATTATTTAAG GAATACATACTGACAGCACTACATTCCAAGACGGTCATTTATGTTACCCATCAAGTTGAATTTTTACCTGCAGCTGACTTGATACTG GTCCTTAAGGAAGGCCGTATCACTGAAGCTGGAAGATATGATGAACTCTTGCGAGCTGGAACGGATTTTGAAACTTTGGTTTCTGCTCATCACGAAGCAATTGAAGCCATGGAATTTTCCAGTCAATCATCTGAAGAATCAGATAAACATCAACCTCTCGAAGGATCTGTCTTGATGAGTAAAAGATGCGAGTCAGTGGGTAGTAGTATGGACATGATGGCAAAGGATGTACAGGAAAGTGCTTCAGCTTCAAAAAAGAATccaataaaagagaaaaataaagcaAAAGCTTCTAAGAATAAGCAGCTTGTTCAAGAAGAGGAGcgggagagaggaagagttagCATGAAAGTGTATTTGTCATATATGGCGGCTGCCTATAAGGGTTTATTGATTCCACTCATTGTTCTTGCACAAACATTATTTCAGGTGCTTCAAATAGCCAGTAGTTGGTGGATGGCATGGGCAAATCCACAGACTGTGGGAGACCAGCCTAGAACAAGTAGTCTTGTGCTTATTCTTGTCTATATGGCCCTTGCCTTTGGGAGTTCATGGTTTGTCTTCATGAGGGCTGTCCTAGTTGCTACGTTTGGTCTTACAGCTGCACAGAAATTGTTTCTGAAGATGCTTAGAACTGTATTTCGAGCACCAATGTCTTTCTTTGACTCAACGCCTGCTGGGCGGATACTGAACCGT GTCTCAGTTGATCAAAGTGTTGTTGATCTTGACATCCCCTTCAGACTTGGTAGCTTTGCTTCAACAACCATTCAGCTTCTTGGCATTATTCTTGTAATGACAGATGTTACCTGGCAAATTTTGCTCCTTATTGTCCCAATGGCGATCTCTTGCTTGTGGATGCAG AAATACTATATGGCATCATCAAGGGAGTTAGTCCGCATTGTTAGTATCCAGAAGTCTCCAGTCATCCACCTCTTCGCCGAGTCTGTTGCTGGGGCTGCCACGATCAGAGGTTTTGGACAAGAAAAGAGATTCATAAAGAGGAaccttcaacttcttgattctttTACTCGTCCGTTTTTCTGCAGTCTTGCTGCTATCGAATGGCTCTGTCTACGAATGGAATTGCTCTCGACATTTGTGTTTGCTTTCTGCATGGTTTTACTAGTGAGCTTCCCCCATGGAAGTATAGATCCAA CTATGGCTGGCCTTGCTGTTACTTATGGCCTCAATTTGAATGCACGTCTATCAAGGTGGATACTAAGCTTTTGTAAGCTTGAAAACAAAATTATTTCTATCGAGAGAATTCATCAGTACTGCCAAATTCCAAGTGAAGCTCCTCCAATTATTGAGGATTCTCGTCCCCCATCCTCTTGGCCAGAAAGAGGAACTATTGAGCTGATTAATCTAAAG GTTCGTTATAAGGAAAGTCTTCCTATTGTGCTTCATGGTGTGACCTGCACGTTTCCTGGTGGAAATAAAATTGGAATTGTTGGGCGTACTGGGAGTGGCAAATCTACTTTGATCCAGGCCCTCTTTCGATTGATCGAACCAGCAGGTGGCAGAATCCTTATAGATGGCATCGATATATCAACAATTGGTCTTCATGACCTTCGTAGCCGTCTGAGTATCATACCACAAGATCCAACCTTGTTTGAAGGAACTATTAGAGGCAACCTTGATCCCCTTGAAGAGCATTCAGATCAAGAGATTTGGCAG GCACTTGATAAAGCTCAGCTTGGAGATGTAGTTCGTCAGAAAGAGCAGAAGCTTGATACACCTG TATTAGAAAATGGAGATAATTGGAGCGTTGGCCAACGGCAACTGGTGTCTCTTGGACGGGCTTTGCTTAAACAGGCAAGGATTTTGGTGCTTGATGAAGCAACAGCTTCCGTTGATTCAGCCACAGATAATCTGATCCAGAAGATCATTAGGACTGAGTTTGAGAATTGCACTGTTTGCACCATTGCTCATCGTATCCCTACTGTTATCGACAGTGATTTTGTTCTGGTCCTCAGTGATG GTCAAGTTGCAGAATTTGACACTCCGGCCCGACTATTGGAGGACAAGTCATCCATGTTCCTCAGGTTGGTGTCAGAATATTCATCAAGGTCCAgcggaatttctgaattttga
- the LOC113714440 gene encoding NADH dehydrogenase [ubiquinone] 1 alpha subcomplex subunit 9, mitochondrial produces MQAIARRLGHHSLKPSATAAISSFDSSFNPYFHHYNGADNPRYASNLTARGTGHIVRKGTGGRSSVSGIIATVFGATGFLGRYLVQQLAKMGSQVLVPFRGSEDSHRHLKLMGDLGQIVPMQYNPRDENSIKAVMAKANVVINLIGREYETRNYSFEEVNHHMAEQLAMIAKEHGGIMRFIQVSCLGASPSSPSRMLRAKAAGEEALLQEFPEATVMRPAAMIGTEDRVLNPWAHFVKNYGFLPLIGEGTTKIQPVYVIDVASAIVAALKDDGSCMGKVYELGGPEIFTVHELAELMFDVIREWPRYVKIPFPVAKAIAMPREVLLKKVPFPMPTPSIFNLDAIEALTTDTLVSKDALTFDDLGIAPHKLKGYPVEFLIQYRKGGPKYGSTVSEKVSPESWP; encoded by the exons ATGCAGGCAATCGCGAGGCGATTAGGGCATCATTCTTTGAAGCCTTCAGCGACAGCTGCGATTTCATCTTTTGATTCATCCTTTAATCCTTACTTTCACCATT ACAATGGTGCTGATAATCCGAGGTACGCATCTAACCTTACCGCCAGAGGCACGGGACACATAGTTCGTAAGGGAACTGGTGGAAGATCGTCTGTTAG TGGGATTATTGCCACGGTATTTGGAGCTACTGGGTTTCTTGGGCGTTATCTTGTTCAACAGTTGG CTAAAATGGGTTCTCAAGTTTTGGTTCCTTTCCGAGGCTCCGAGGATTCTCATCGTCATCTCAAATTAATGGGTGATTTGGGACAG ATTGTTCCAATGCAATACAACCCTAGAGATGAAAATTCAATCAAGGCTGTAATGGCAAAGGCTAATGTTGTTATTAATCTTATTG GGAGGGAGTATGAGACTAGAAATTACAGCTTTGAAGAAGTGAATCATCACATGGCTGAACAGCTTGCAATG ATTGCTAAAGAACATGGTGGCATCATGAGATTTATACAAGTTTCTTGCCTGGGTGCTTCTCCATCATCTCCATCTAGAATGCTAAGAGCTAAAGCTGCTGGCGAGGAAGCTCTTTTACAAGAATTCCCTGAG GCAACAGTTATGCGACCTGCTGCAATGATTGGTACAGAAGATCGGGTTTTAAATCCATGGGcacattttgtaaaaaattACGGCTTTCTCCCACTAATTGGAGAGGGAACTACCAA GATTCAGCCTGTTTATGTTATTGATGTGGCTTCTGCAATTGTTGCGGCATTGAAAGACGATGGTAGCTGCATGGGAAAAGTTTATGAACTTGGTGGACCAGAGATTTTCACTGTCCATGAATTG GCAGAGCTTATGTTTGACGTGATTCGCGAATGGCCTCGCTATGTGAAGATTCCTTTCCCTGTTGCTAAG GCAATTGCAATGCCTCGAGAAGTATTGCTGAAGAAAGTTCCATTTCCAATGCCCACTCCTAGCATATTTAATTTGGACGCGATTGAAGCCCTTACCACTGATACTTTAGTGTCAAAAGATG CTTTAACTTTTGATGATCTTGGGATTGCACCACATAAGTTGAAGGGGTATCCCGTTGAGTTTCTTATACAATATCGAAAAGGCGGTCCAAAATATGGTTCGACAGTCAGTGAAAAAGTATCTCCTGAATCTTGGCCGTAA
- the LOC113714416 gene encoding ABC transporter C family member 5 isoform X2 produces MLKSFWKEAAWNAIFAGLNTLVSYVGPFLISYFVDYLAGVEAFPHEGYILTGIFFIAKLIETFTSRHWYLGVDILGMHVRSALTAMVYRKGLRLSSSAKNIHTSGEIVNYMAVDVQRVGDFTWYIHDMWMLPFQILLALAILYKNVGIASLATLIATIISIVVTVPLTRVQEGYQDKLMAAKDDRMRKTSECLRNMRVLKLQAWEDRYRLKLEEMRSVEFNYLRKALYSQAFVTFVFWSSPIFVSAITFGTCILLGGQLTAGSVLSALATFRILQEPLRSFPDLVSMMAQTKVSLDRLSEFFLGQELKEDATIVLPRGLTSVAIEIKDGEFGWDPSSPRPTLSNIQLKVEKGMRVAVCGMVGSGKSSFLSCILGEIPKIFGEVRICGSSAYVPQSAWIQSGNIEENILFGSPKDKAKYKRVIHACSLKKDLELFSHGDQTIIGDRGINLSGGQKQRVQLARALYQDADIFLLDDPFSAVDAHTGSELFKEYILTALHSKTVIYVTHQVEFLPAADLILVLKEGRITEAGRYDELLRAGTDFETLVSAHHEAIEAMEFSSQSSEESDKHQPLEGSVLMSKRCESVGSSMDMMAKDVQESASASKKNPIKEKNKAKASKNKQLVQEEERERGRVSMKVYLSYMAAAYKGLLIPLIVLAQTLFQVLQIASSWWMAWANPQTVGDQPRTSSLVLILVYMALAFGSSWFVFMRAVLVATFGLTAAQKLFLKMLRTVFRAPMSFFDSTPAGRILNRVSVDQSVVDLDIPFRLGSFASTTIQLLGIILVMTDVTWQILLLIVPMAISCLWMQKYYMASSRELVRIVSIQKSPVIHLFAESVAGAATIRGFGQEKRFIKRNLQLLDSFTRPFFCSLAAIEWLCLRMELLSTFVFAFCMVLLVSFPHGSIDPTMAGLAVTYGLNLNARLSRWILSFCKLENKIISIERIHQYCQIPSEAPPIIEDSRPPSSWPERGTIELINLKVRYKESLPIVLHGVTCTFPGGNKIGIVGRTGSGKSTLIQALFRLIEPAGGRILIDGIDISTIGLHDLRSRLSIIPQDPTLFEGTIRGNLDPLEEHSDQEIWQALDKAQLGDVVRQKEQKLDTPVLENGDNWSVGQRQLVSLGRALLKQARILVLDEATASVDSATDNLIQKIIRTEFENCTVCTIAHRIPTVIDSDFVLVLSDGQVAEFDTPARLLEDKSSMFLRLVSEYSSRSSGISEF; encoded by the exons ATGTTGAAATCTTTTTGGAAGGAAGCTGCTTGGAATGCAATTTTTGCAGGGTTGAACACTCTAGTTTCGTATGTGGGTCCGTTCCTGATTAGCTACTTTGTGGATTACCTGGCTGGGGTAGAGGCTTTTCCACATGAGGGATACATTCTTACTGGTATATTCTTCATTGCAAAATTGATCGAGACATTTACAAGCCGGCACTGGTACCTTGGGGTTGACATTTTGGGTATGCACGTGAGATCAGCTCTAACAGCAATGGTGTATCGCAAGGGACTCAGGCTTTCGAGCTCAGCCAAGAATATTCACACTAGTGGGGAGATTGTCAACTACATGGCTGTTGATGTTCAGAGAGTGGGCGACTTTACTTGGTATATTCACGACATGTGGATGCTACCTTTTCAAATTCTTCTTGCCCTTGCTATTCTGTATAAGAATGTTGGAATTGCATCTCTTGCAACATTGATTGCCACCATTATTTCCATTGTTGTGACCGTTCCACTGACAAGGGTTCAGGAAGGATACCAAGACAAATTAATGGCTGCCAAGGATGATAGAATGAGGAAAACTTCTGAATGCCTCAGGAACATGAGAGTTCTTAAGTTGCAGGCTTGGGAGGATAGATACAGATTAAAATTGGAGGAAATGCGAAGTGTAGAATTCAATTATCTCCGAAAAGCGCTTTACTCTCAGGCTTTTGTCACATTTGTTTTCTGGAGTTCCCCCATATTCGTTTCAGCCATTACTTTTGGCACTTGCATATTGTTGGGCGGACAGCTTACAGCAGGAAGTGTTCTTTCTGCTCTCGCAACTTTCAGGATCCTGCAAGAACCACTTAGGAGTTTCCCCGACTTGGTATCAATGATGGCTCAGACAAAAGTTTCTCTTGACAGGCTTTCTGAATTCTTCCTGGGGCAAGAGTTGAAAGAAGATGCAACCATTGTTTTACCTCGAGGCCTGACGAGCGTTGCAATAGAAATTAAAGATGGTGAGTTTGGCTGGGATCCATCGTCACCAAGGCCAACATTGTCAAATATTCAACTAAAGGTAGAAAAAGGTATGCGGGTTGCAGTCTGTGGCATGGTTGGTTCTGGGAAATCCAGCTTCCTTTCTTGCATCCTTGGTGAGATTCCGAAAATATTTGGTGAA GTTCGAATATGTGGTTCTTCTGCTTATGTGCCTCAATCAGCTTGGATACAATCAGGAAATATAGAGGAAAACATTCTTTTTGGTAGCCCAAAGGATAAAGCAAAGTACAAGAGGGTGATCCATGCATGCTCGCTGAAAAAGGATTTGGAGCTATTTTCTCATGGAGATCAGACCATAATTGGTGATAGAGGCATAAATCTTAGTGGGGGTCAAAAGCAACGCGTGCAGCTTGCCAGGGCACTCTATCAAGATGCAGATATTTTTTTGCTTGATGATCCTTTTAGTGCTGTCGATGCACATACAGGGTCAGAATTATTTAAG GAATACATACTGACAGCACTACATTCCAAGACGGTCATTTATGTTACCCATCAAGTTGAATTTTTACCTGCAGCTGACTTGATACTG GTCCTTAAGGAAGGCCGTATCACTGAAGCTGGAAGATATGATGAACTCTTGCGAGCTGGAACGGATTTTGAAACTTTGGTTTCTGCTCATCACGAAGCAATTGAAGCCATGGAATTTTCCAGTCAATCATCTGAAGAATCAGATAAACATCAACCTCTCGAAGGATCTGTCTTGATGAGTAAAAGATGCGAGTCAGTGGGTAGTAGTATGGACATGATGGCAAAGGATGTACAGGAAAGTGCTTCAGCTTCAAAAAAGAATccaataaaagagaaaaataaagcaAAAGCTTCTAAGAATAAGCAGCTTGTTCAAGAAGAGGAGcgggagagaggaagagttagCATGAAAGTGTATTTGTCATATATGGCGGCTGCCTATAAGGGTTTATTGATTCCACTCATTGTTCTTGCACAAACATTATTTCAGGTGCTTCAAATAGCCAGTAGTTGGTGGATGGCATGGGCAAATCCACAGACTGTGGGAGACCAGCCTAGAACAAGTAGTCTTGTGCTTATTCTTGTCTATATGGCCCTTGCCTTTGGGAGTTCATGGTTTGTCTTCATGAGGGCTGTCCTAGTTGCTACGTTTGGTCTTACAGCTGCACAGAAATTGTTTCTGAAGATGCTTAGAACTGTATTTCGAGCACCAATGTCTTTCTTTGACTCAACGCCTGCTGGGCGGATACTGAACCGT GTCTCAGTTGATCAAAGTGTTGTTGATCTTGACATCCCCTTCAGACTTGGTAGCTTTGCTTCAACAACCATTCAGCTTCTTGGCATTATTCTTGTAATGACAGATGTTACCTGGCAAATTTTGCTCCTTATTGTCCCAATGGCGATCTCTTGCTTGTGGATGCAG AAATACTATATGGCATCATCAAGGGAGTTAGTCCGCATTGTTAGTATCCAGAAGTCTCCAGTCATCCACCTCTTCGCCGAGTCTGTTGCTGGGGCTGCCACGATCAGAGGTTTTGGACAAGAAAAGAGATTCATAAAGAGGAaccttcaacttcttgattctttTACTCGTCCGTTTTTCTGCAGTCTTGCTGCTATCGAATGGCTCTGTCTACGAATGGAATTGCTCTCGACATTTGTGTTTGCTTTCTGCATGGTTTTACTAGTGAGCTTCCCCCATGGAAGTATAGATCCAA CTATGGCTGGCCTTGCTGTTACTTATGGCCTCAATTTGAATGCACGTCTATCAAGGTGGATACTAAGCTTTTGTAAGCTTGAAAACAAAATTATTTCTATCGAGAGAATTCATCAGTACTGCCAAATTCCAAGTGAAGCTCCTCCAATTATTGAGGATTCTCGTCCCCCATCCTCTTGGCCAGAAAGAGGAACTATTGAGCTGATTAATCTAAAG GTTCGTTATAAGGAAAGTCTTCCTATTGTGCTTCATGGTGTGACCTGCACGTTTCCTGGTGGAAATAAAATTGGAATTGTTGGGCGTACTGGGAGTGGCAAATCTACTTTGATCCAGGCCCTCTTTCGATTGATCGAACCAGCAGGTGGCAGAATCCTTATAGATGGCATCGATATATCAACAATTGGTCTTCATGACCTTCGTAGCCGTCTGAGTATCATACCACAAGATCCAACCTTGTTTGAAGGAACTATTAGAGGCAACCTTGATCCCCTTGAAGAGCATTCAGATCAAGAGATTTGGCAG GCACTTGATAAAGCTCAGCTTGGAGATGTAGTTCGTCAGAAAGAGCAGAAGCTTGATACACCTG TATTAGAAAATGGAGATAATTGGAGCGTTGGCCAACGGCAACTGGTGTCTCTTGGACGGGCTTTGCTTAAACAGGCAAGGATTTTGGTGCTTGATGAAGCAACAGCTTCCGTTGATTCAGCCACAGATAATCTGATCCAGAAGATCATTAGGACTGAGTTTGAGAATTGCACTGTTTGCACCATTGCTCATCGTATCCCTACTGTTATCGACAGTGATTTTGTTCTGGTCCTCAGTGATG GTCAAGTTGCAGAATTTGACACTCCGGCCCGACTATTGGAGGACAAGTCATCCATGTTCCTCAGGTTGGTGTCAGAATATTCATCAAGGTCCAgcggaatttctgaattttga